The genomic segment tgtAGTGCTCACTTGCTACGGAGCGGGTGATGTGAACATGCCCATGTGTCCATCTCCAAATACAAATCTAATGTTACCGACCAATGCCACAGACGAAGCTAAGGACGGTACAGAGGACAACGACGCTCTCTGATGTCGCGCGTACTGGCTTCCATCTTGTATGGCAGTGGACGCGTTGTAAATACCCTGTAAATATATTTTAAACATCTCTTCTccctgtgacaatatatatattacAATTTGTCGTCCGTGGTATACAACGCTCCCACAGCGTGCCAGATTTTTCTGTTACTGCACGCTAGAGAGGCGTTGATCATAAGGAAAAATGGTGTGTCCCTAATGTTGTTTATGAACTTCTGATTCTTCATGAAGTCAATACAGTTTCCTATTTTCCATTAATTACAAATATTTGGCTTGGGTTGTTATTTTGCTGTTTGTCTTTTATTCggtccaatgatgcataatcagtgtgtacgcgtcatatcagatggggagctgtcgcggttttcatGTGGTCGCGTGATAGACGAGTTAAGGAGGGAGTGGTTCAAAAgactttttgaccaatcgtggatggctgatcgcagaattggaatagaaaaatttggaatagggGCGCTGTAatgcaaaactattccaaacttttgtattccgattctgcaatcaggcctccacaattggtcaaaaacgtttttggaccacccccatctcacctgtctgtcacgcgacgacaCGAAAACCGCGTTAGCTCTCCATCGGAtttgacgtgtacacactgattatgcatgattttactgaacaaaagaaaaaaattgctatTTTTATttgatgccttttcgccattagccctcagctattgacCAAAAGTTTTCGGGGTGCGccgacttcacctgcctctcacgcgacgtcacaaaaccgcaagaactcaccgcgtccaAGTTACGTGTAGCGTTAAAGAtgaattaatatgccgaacaagactggcttttttctgaatagccgcaggctgtcccgttccaaaatgaataaaagatggctgccgccgatcgcccaggcactatctactcgcacctgccggagagcaagagtttatttgcgtataataaatctttttgcgtggccgtgtaacgttttcgagcactttcggcacgtttacgacgtcgttctgccaattcttcttcgTTGAGGATCCGTTCTAGCGCGATTTTTAAACTcgcgttgcatgccgccgcgattttcgaccagccactgcaagctaaataagggaaagtggaccaatcgtaaACGCCGGCgcaaccctcttcatccggttaacgattttcagtgcagtggctcagcgccatcgaatccctctccacttgagcgtgctcctcgcctcttgtcagccaattagacgagacatgccgctcagtgtaggcaatgttattcgtttttcaagcgaacaaaagtggcctcctgtgaacgaggaaagtgtttgattgggctgttcaggcaacgcggCGAAGCACCGCCCGATACTTGCGTTGGTGGttatgtaaatttgacgtcaggagatcggagtAAAAACATAtcggagtagttttacgttatagggcccagtattacattatagttgaattaggaaggaacagcgccaactaagacgatcacaagtggggagaaggacacaggacaagcgccatcctggcgcttgtcctgtgtcgttctccccacttgtgattgtcttcgttggcgctgttccttcctaattcaagtatgcaccttctagcccaaatgaatgttgtcctgaattACGTTATAGCCGGCCAAGTTACCGCAAAGATGGCATGCTTAATGTTCGATTGCAAAAGGTGCTATATTGATCGCTTTAATATTATGATGGTGTATGATACCTGTTTATTTTGATGGTCATCGGTGCTTGAGCGCTGCTCATGGAATCCTACCACAGCAAACAAATGTATTTAATCTATTGTGGTCAACGACGTTGCTTTTAGAGACTCGTAATTAAATAACCAACTTTTTTCATTCGTGAATGTCTGTTGTTTTCTGTAAACCTTCATTTATATTCCAAATAAATCACGAATATTATTGAACAGTTACAGCATGAAATAATTTTCATGCACAATCTGCATTTATAGCTTCCACAAATTGAAACCATAGTTCACCACTTGTAAGcatctcgtgtttttttttatttttcatacaGGTTTCAAGATTTCAAGGAGAAAATTCAAGCATGAGGCCCGAATGCTACTGCCTCTGCCCTCTGATCGCATCTTCCTCCAAGGACGGCTGCGAGTTTCTGAACTGAAAGTGTAAGGAAACGGCATCGCCTCTATTGAAGAAGAGAAAGAGCTGCGAGGCCTGAGCCACGATGACTTGGGAAGGTGTGGTTACACttcgtaagaaaaagaaaggcgactAACCGGGACGAGAAGGAGAGGCCAGCGCGGAGAAGCTATGAAGCAGGAGTCCTGCGATGGCGATGTCCTGCTGCGGCCTAGATCGTGTTCTTCGTCATCCACACCAGAGAGTGACTTGTGTCGAGACGACACCGACGATAATGGCTACTATGACTTTCCCATGGATTTGCGTAAGAAGTCGCCAAAGAGCCCTGACTACCCCTCAGGTGAGGATGAATGTGAAGAAGGGGAGACGATGACTGCCGTCAGGCGACGCCCCATTCACCCGGTGGCGCTTAACCATGCTTGGCAGAAGATACTTCTAAACGCTCTGCCGGCACCGGCCGTTGCTGCGGCCTTCCAACATGGTGCCAAGAGGCATTCGGAACTCAGTTCCAGACTCATGGATGTCGGTGAACAGAAGGTAATGCCAGCTATTATGACACGAATGAGCGATAACCCGTGCGCAGTTGACCGGCCGTGCCAGGATGACAAGGAAAATCGCTGCGCTTGCGCTTGCCGTGGACGAAAAGACGGAAGTCCCGGGAATGACCTACTGGACTTGCGAAAGGAGCCAGCCAAACCCGAGGCACAAGGGCGGGGTCCTCTCATGAGTGGCCCGTACCGCACAGACAAGGACTCCAACCCAACGCTCATCAGATTTCTCGAGTCGCGTGCGCTCTCTCCTCAGCAACAAAGGCACGAAAACGATACTCCGGAGGACTTATCGTCACACAAGTCATCCCTACCTGAAATCCAGGACCAAGACAAGCACAACAACCACCAAGACCAGGCAGTCAAGAGGGCAGCGAGTTGTTCAAAGCTCTTCGAGATCACCAGTGAAAGCCTCGTCGAACGATTGATGCGGGCGCGCTGTAAGTCTGACAGCGAAATACAAAACCGCCTCAACAGCGGGGCTATGAGGCCTGTGAGCAATGAGGAATTTTCGATGTCCTCGCCACCACCCAGGGATCAGCGCTCACCATCTCTGACGCTCAAGAGAAGGATACTGGGTGGAATATCAACCCCCGACCGATGTACTGGCAAGGACGACGACGAGGTTGACAGCAAGCAGCCCCGAGTTCGTATCGAAACCATCTCCAAGCCAAGCTCACGACCATGCTCCCCAGTTTGCGACCCGAGGGCACCGCAAGAAACGCTCTTGCAGCAGCTGCGGCATTTGGCGCCCGCAGCGCTTCCCCTAAGCATCTACGCTTACTACACGCAG from the Dermacentor variabilis isolate Ectoservices chromosome 9, ASM5094787v1, whole genome shotgun sequence genome contains:
- the LOC142592548 gene encoding uncharacterized protein LOC142592548, whose protein sequence is MKQESCDGDVLLRPRSCSSSSTPESDLCRDDTDDNGYYDFPMDLRKKSPKSPDYPSGEDECEEGETMTAVRRRPIHPVALNHAWQKILLNALPAPAVAAAFQHGAKRHSELSSRLMDVGEQKVMPAIMTRMSDNPCAVDRPCQDDKENRCACACRGRKDGSPGNDLLDLRKEPAKPEAQGRGPLMSGPYRTDKDSNPTLIRFLESRALSPQQQRHENDTPEDLSSHKSSLPEIQDQDKHNNHQDQAVKRAASCSKLFEITSESLVERLMRARCKSDSEIQNRLNSGAMRPVSNEEFSMSSPPPRDQRSPSLTLKRRILGGISTPDRCTGKDDDEVDSKQPRVRIETISKPSSRPCSPVCDPRAPQETLLQQLRHLAPAALPLSIYAYYTQIMQRLHEHELLKRHLEGIAGVMPNPLLVPVTMASSVTPGLEPLEEHEELGAAAANHLDSYNCGMRKRAPRALTGKHVKHGTGASPSTLLTLRQKIQERQRARQLGLLEPAVRTLKGTRKNFGKGSSNGKKQAVKK